GAGGCGTCCGTGTCGGCCCGGTCGAGCCAGCCGCGCAGAATGAGGATGGCGGCGACACGGTCCACATCGGCTTTGTCCTGGCGCTTCCCGCGGGAGCCGGGGTCGACCGAAAGCGTCCGTTCCGCCTCCACCGACGAGAGCCGTTCGTCCTGCAGGTCGACCGGGAGACTCGTTCTCCGGCCCAGCTCTTCGGCGAACTCCCTGCAGATCGAAGACCTCTCCCCTGGTGTGCCGTCCATCTGGAGCGGATCCCCGACCACCAGTTGCACCGTCTCCGCGCGACGAATCGTTCGCACGACTTCCTTCCAGGGGATCGTGTTCCCGGGGCGAAGGATCGTGGGGAGTGCCTCCGCCGCGATGCGCAACGGGTCCGACACGGCCACGCCAATCCGCCGGTCCCCGAAGTCGAACGCCATCACGCGCCCCTTCACAGCGAACCGCCGCGATCCGTCACACGGAGCTTCCACACCAGACGGCACTCATTGCCGCGCCCTTCGCGGAAGGAAAACGACACCTCGTCCATGCACTCGTTCAGGATATAGAGACCGCGTCCGTGTTCCGCGAACTTCTCGCGGCCACATGTCCGCGCGTGGGAGGGATCGGGACGAAACTCGCAGTCGGAACGGTCGCGCACAAGCACGGTGATCCGGGACTCGTCCTGCATGAACACGACCTCCGCGGGTGCGCCTTCGTCACCGCGGTTCCCGTGCCGGATGGCATTGGTCGCGGCCTCCACGACCGCGATG
This DNA window, taken from Gemmatimonadota bacterium, encodes the following:
- the ruvX gene encoding Holliday junction resolvase RuvX, with the protein product MAFDFGDRRIGVAVSDPLRIAAEALPTILRPGNTIPWKEVVRTIRRAETVQLVVGDPLQMDGTPGERSSICREFAEELGRRTSLPVDLQDERLSSVEAERTLSVDPGSRGKRQDKADVDRVAAILILRGWLDRADTDASS
- a CDS encoding ATP-binding protein, with the protein product MTPRGACAPGRLPAESRSEATQEECVDNPGDEIRLVVPSRIASVAMVNAVAEEVAETAGLVGEDAHRFAIAVVEAATNAIRHGNRGDEGAPAEVVFMQDESRITVLVRDRSDCEFRPDPSHARTCGREKFAEHGRGLYILNECMDEVSFSFREGRGNECRLVWKLRVTDRGGSL